The proteins below are encoded in one region of Pseudomonadota bacterium:
- a CDS encoding ABC transporter substrate-binding protein, with the protein MKSTLIRTAAVLMGATMLAGAANAETLRWARVGDSLTLDPHAQNEGPTHTLAHQIYEGLLQRDMAGQIIPALATDWAPHTDDPTVWVFTLREGVTFHDGAEFNADDVVFSLNRAMSETSAMKELLASVAEVTKVDDLTVHIRTEGPNPLFPSNLTNLFMMDEGWAEANDTVNVQDIANGETNFATRNANGTGAFQLVSREPEVRTVLSANPNYWGIGEFPLEVTEIIYTPIQNQATRVAALLSGEVDIIQDIPVQDLGRVAETDGLKVVTAAQNRVIFLGMQQGEEDLDTDSVDGANPFADVRVRQAVNMAVNRDAIQTVVMRGQSAPTGVIMPPFVNGWTEELDMIPEGDMDTARTLMEEAGYGDGFEIIFNCPNDRYINDEAICQAVVGMLAQIGITANLEAQTRANHFPLIQNQETEFYLLGWGVPTFDSEYIFNFLVHSTTDEYGSWNNTGYSNPEVDEMIVSLASETDLDVRNATISDIWAQVQEDVLYIPIHNQVLNWGMKEGIDFPVQPEDQPHFKFLQFTGM; encoded by the coding sequence ATGAAATCCACACTTATCCGCACCGCCGCCGTCCTTATGGGGGCGACCATGCTGGCCGGTGCCGCCAACGCTGAAACGCTCCGCTGGGCGCGCGTTGGCGACTCGTTGACGCTCGATCCTCACGCGCAGAACGAGGGGCCGACCCATACGCTCGCGCACCAGATTTACGAGGGGCTCTTGCAGCGCGACATGGCCGGGCAGATCATTCCCGCGCTTGCCACCGACTGGGCACCGCATACCGATGATCCGACCGTTTGGGTTTTCACTCTGCGCGAGGGCGTGACCTTCCATGATGGCGCCGAGTTCAACGCCGATGATGTCGTATTCTCGCTTAACCGGGCGATGAGCGAGACGTCGGCGATGAAAGAGCTTCTGGCTTCCGTTGCAGAGGTCACCAAGGTTGACGATCTTACCGTCCACATCCGCACCGAAGGACCCAATCCGCTGTTCCCCAGCAACCTCACCAACCTGTTCATGATGGATGAGGGGTGGGCAGAAGCGAACGACACGGTCAATGTGCAGGACATCGCAAACGGCGAAACCAACTTCGCCACGCGGAACGCCAACGGAACGGGCGCCTTCCAACTCGTTAGCCGCGAGCCGGAAGTGCGGACGGTCCTTTCAGCAAACCCCAACTATTGGGGTATCGGCGAATTTCCGCTTGAGGTGACGGAGATCATTTACACGCCGATCCAGAACCAGGCGACGCGCGTTGCTGCGCTTTTGTCGGGCGAAGTTGACATCATCCAGGACATTCCGGTGCAGGACCTTGGGCGCGTGGCCGAAACCGACGGTTTGAAGGTGGTCACAGCGGCGCAGAACCGGGTCATCTTCCTGGGCATGCAGCAAGGGGAAGAAGACCTTGACACCGACAGCGTCGATGGCGCCAACCCGTTCGCCGACGTGCGCGTGCGCCAGGCGGTGAACATGGCGGTCAACCGCGATGCTATCCAGACAGTCGTGATGCGTGGTCAGTCAGCGCCGACCGGCGTTATCATGCCGCCCTTCGTCAACGGGTGGACCGAAGAACTCGACATGATCCCCGAAGGCGACATGGATACCGCCCGGACGCTCATGGAAGAGGCGGGCTACGGCGATGGTTTCGAGATCATCTTTAACTGCCCCAATGACCGTTACATCAATGATGAGGCGATCTGTCAGGCCGTTGTAGGGATGCTGGCGCAAATCGGCATTACGGCAAATCTTGAGGCACAAACCCGCGCCAACCATTTCCCGCTGATCCAGAACCAGGAAACCGAGTTCTATCTGCTGGGCTGGGGCGTGCCGACGTTCGACAGCGAGTACATTTTCAACTTCCTGGTCCATTCAACGACGGATGAGTATGGCTCGTGGAACAACACAGGCTACTCGAACCCTGAAGTTGATGAGATGATCGTCTCGCTGGCGTCTGAAACTGACCTCGATGTGCGCAATGCGACCATTTCCGATATCTGGGCCCAGGTTCAGGAAGATGTTCTGTACATCCCGATCCACAATCAGGTTCTCAATTGGGGCATGAAAGAAGGGATCGACTTCCCCGTGCAGCCGGAAGACCAGCCGCACTTCAAGTTCCTCCAGTTCACCGGGATGTGA
- a CDS encoding pyridoxal phosphate-dependent aminotransferase, with translation MIDTNSAFDRIGEENAFAVLARAQALAASGGVDGKAVINLGIGQPDFATPTFIVDAAIKALRDGHHGYTDARGIPKVREGVAAYTHARTGTDVPPDNVLIVPGGKVTMFAAILMMGGPGKQIIYPDPGFPIYRSMIEFTGATAVPLPITEANGFAFRAQDVLEAITPATTLVIINSPANPTGGVTPKAEIDALVRGLEAHPDVAILSDEIYDRMTYDGDEPADRHISLLSYPSIRDRLIVLNGWSKTWAMTGWRMGWSIWPDALIDKARKLAVNCWSCVNAPSQWAGLAALEGPTDPVDDMMAAFAKRRRLVIDGLNALPGVSCIEPEGAFYAFANVKHTGFKAKALASELLEREGVALVGGPDFGTLGEGFVRLSYAASAEQIEEALDRMQGFLSR, from the coding sequence ATGATTGATACAAATTCCGCCTTTGATCGCATTGGCGAAGAGAACGCTTTTGCCGTTCTGGCGCGGGCGCAAGCGCTGGCCGCCTCGGGCGGCGTCGATGGCAAAGCTGTCATCAATCTAGGCATCGGACAGCCGGACTTCGCGACGCCAACCTTTATCGTCGACGCAGCGATAAAGGCCCTGCGAGACGGCCATCACGGCTACACCGATGCGCGCGGTATCCCAAAGGTTCGTGAGGGAGTGGCGGCCTATACCCATGCTCGAACGGGAACCGATGTCCCGCCGGATAACGTTCTCATCGTGCCGGGCGGCAAGGTTACAATGTTCGCTGCGATCCTCATGATGGGCGGACCGGGCAAGCAGATCATCTATCCCGATCCGGGGTTTCCGATCTACCGGTCGATGATCGAGTTTACCGGCGCCACCGCCGTTCCGCTTCCCATCACCGAAGCAAACGGGTTTGCCTTCAGGGCCCAGGACGTGCTGGAGGCGATCACCCCCGCCACGACGTTGGTTATCATCAACTCGCCGGCCAATCCGACCGGTGGCGTGACCCCAAAGGCTGAGATCGATGCGCTGGTACGGGGGCTCGAGGCACACCCGGATGTGGCGATCCTCTCGGACGAAATCTACGATCGCATGACCTACGATGGCGATGAGCCCGCTGATAGGCACATCAGCCTGCTGAGCTATCCATCCATTCGCGACCGGCTGATCGTCCTGAACGGCTGGTCAAAAACGTGGGCCATGACAGGCTGGCGAATGGGGTGGTCAATCTGGCCCGACGCGCTGATCGATAAGGCCCGCAAACTTGCGGTTAATTGCTGGAGTTGCGTGAATGCCCCCAGCCAATGGGCGGGTCTGGCAGCGCTTGAGGGTCCTACTGACCCCGTGGACGACATGATGGCAGCGTTCGCCAAGCGCCGGCGGCTTGTGATCGACGGTCTCAATGCGCTGCCCGGTGTATCCTGCATCGAGCCCGAAGGCGCCTTTTACGCCTTTGCAAACGTAAAGCACACCGGCTTCAAGGCGAAGGCGCTCGCCTCCGAACTACTGGAGCGAGAAGGCGTTGCTTTGGTTGGAGGTCCGGACTTTGGCACCCTTGGGGAGGGTTTCGTGCGCCTGTCCTATGCGGCTTCTGCGGAGCAGATCGAAGAGGCCTTGGATCGCATGCAGGGCTTCCTCAGTCGCTAA
- a CDS encoding MarR family transcriptional regulator, with translation MSYNLRKSVTYHLAQAAKAHRHRAASVLGQLKIYPGQDQILKALAEEDGQSMTALALTLSVQPPTITKMVARLSAQNLVERRQSVSDARAARVFLTDDGRALISELDGALATLENEALTDIDPRESDKLRTLLRKVEDNLLGRTNGQPNADRGGRDDTAPSRLATG, from the coding sequence ATGAGCTACAATCTACGCAAGTCGGTCACGTACCATCTCGCCCAAGCTGCGAAGGCTCACCGCCATCGCGCAGCGTCGGTGCTTGGCCAATTGAAAATTTATCCTGGGCAGGATCAGATCCTCAAAGCGCTTGCTGAGGAGGATGGTCAGTCAATGACCGCATTGGCGCTGACGCTTTCGGTCCAACCACCAACGATCACGAAAATGGTGGCGCGTTTGAGCGCACAAAACCTCGTGGAGCGACGGCAGTCTGTTTCCGATGCGCGGGCGGCACGTGTCTTTCTGACGGACGATGGGCGTGCACTTATCAGTGAGCTGGACGGTGCGCTCGCAACGTTGGAGAATGAGGCTCTGACCGATATTGATCCGCGCGAGAGCGATAAGCTTAGAACACTTCTGCGCAAGGTCGAGGACAACCTTCTCGGTCGAACCAATGGGCAGCCTAACGCTGATCGCGGCGGCAGGGACGACACGGCGCCAAGCCGACTCGCCACGGGCTAA
- a CDS encoding DMT family transporter, translating into MPLAQAKPTGPSSAATMLSISLMIMAVALFSLLDAMGKHLGASLPILQVAWVRFATHLLFCFAFLQLWRHPGRLKTDRPWLQITRGLLLLGTTVFNFFALQHLQLAETASIMFSAPIVVAALAVPLLGEHVGVRRWAAIAVGFIGVLIVTRPGLDGLGWPALIAVASMTCFAFYSLTTRLLATGQDAASLVFYSAAVPAIVIMPIGIFVWVWPTDGLTWLILLSTGLVGGVGHWLLVKAHQRADASTLSPFIYTQIVWMIGLGWLWFGDIPTSWTLIGAAIIIGSGLYILYRETIVGRRPPASNASKEISS; encoded by the coding sequence ATGCCGCTCGCGCAAGCCAAGCCCACAGGACCCTCATCAGCAGCCACAATGCTATCGATCAGCTTGATGATCATGGCCGTGGCACTGTTTTCTCTGCTCGATGCGATGGGAAAGCATCTGGGTGCATCGCTACCTATCTTGCAGGTTGCCTGGGTGCGGTTTGCAACGCATCTGCTGTTCTGTTTCGCATTCCTGCAGCTTTGGCGTCACCCCGGTCGACTCAAAACCGACCGCCCTTGGCTTCAGATCACGCGTGGGCTGCTGCTGCTTGGCACCACCGTCTTCAATTTCTTTGCGCTCCAGCATCTCCAGCTCGCCGAGACCGCGTCCATCATGTTCAGTGCGCCGATTGTGGTCGCTGCGCTGGCGGTTCCGTTGCTCGGCGAGCATGTCGGCGTGCGCCGCTGGGCAGCGATTGCGGTGGGTTTCATCGGGGTCTTGATTGTCACGCGGCCAGGCCTCGATGGCCTGGGCTGGCCTGCGCTTATTGCCGTGGCATCGATGACCTGCTTTGCCTTCTATTCGCTGACCACACGCCTGCTTGCGACTGGTCAAGATGCGGCATCGCTCGTGTTTTACTCGGCGGCTGTTCCTGCAATCGTCATCATGCCAATCGGCATCTTTGTCTGGGTCTGGCCGACCGATGGTCTTACCTGGCTTATCCTTCTCAGCACAGGCTTGGTCGGCGGCGTCGGGCATTGGCTTCTCGTCAAGGCACATCAGCGTGCCGACGCATCCACCCTCTCGCCGTTCATCTACACCCAGATCGTTTGGATGATCGGCCTTGGCTGGTTGTGGTTCGGCGACATCCCAACATCTTGGACGCTGATTGGCGCGGCGATTATCATTGGATCGGGCTTGTACATTCTTTATCGCGAAACCATCGTTGGGCGCAGGCCACCAGCCTCCAACGCCTCCAAAGAGATTTCGTCATGA
- a CDS encoding permease: MAGPRRQPLHKDIGFVFILVLSGGAAVGVYVRDGLSRFQEILWDDILLWLTILPKVIGGVLVAAFLRVLLPKEVVARWIGERSGLKGLVVATLAGATIPGGPFTIFPIATSLYLSGADRGSTIAFITAWLTVGINRAIVWELSFFGTEFVIVRTLVSLPVPILCGVAARLLPGRTDDERDADSRKPKPEIDE; the protein is encoded by the coding sequence ATGGCCGGTCCTCGGCGCCAACCGCTGCATAAAGATATTGGTTTTGTGTTCATCCTCGTCCTGTCGGGCGGGGCGGCCGTTGGCGTCTATGTGCGCGACGGCCTGAGCCGCTTTCAGGAGATTCTATGGGACGATATACTACTTTGGCTGACGATCCTTCCCAAGGTCATCGGCGGTGTGCTGGTAGCGGCCTTTCTGCGGGTCCTGTTGCCCAAGGAGGTGGTGGCGCGCTGGATCGGAGAAAGATCCGGCCTCAAGGGGTTGGTGGTGGCGACGCTTGCGGGCGCAACGATCCCCGGCGGCCCCTTCACGATCTTTCCAATCGCCACATCGCTTTACCTTTCGGGAGCTGACCGCGGCTCGACGATCGCCTTTATCACCGCGTGGTTGACGGTTGGCATCAATCGGGCGATCGTCTGGGAATTGTCCTTCTTCGGAACCGAGTTTGTCATCGTCCGAACGCTGGTATCGCTTCCGGTCCCCATCCTGTGCGGGGTTGCTGCGCGTCTCTTGCCAGGGCGAACGGATGATGAGCGTGATGCCGATAGCCGTAAGCCTAAGCCGGAGATCGATGAATGA
- a CDS encoding creatininase family protein: MSQGSVSFWSDLRASDFERSRLGEAVAVLPLGAIEQHGPHLPVGTDAQISQGMIAALRGAPLQSADVLVLPAMQIANSVEHVDAPGTVSLGRELTIEMVFAVAASVHRAGVRKLVLINAHGGNVGVMVDASHAIRQEFGMLCVATNWMRLGLPGGIIAETARAVDVHGGHLETALMLALRPDYVAMGEARSFPSLQGDLAERYHLLRAYGPIGFGWMGRDLNAAGVVGSAAAATAEQGQRIIAHQVEQFALLLDEVADFTPGWFAQ; encoded by the coding sequence GTGAGCCAAGGCAGCGTCAGCTTTTGGTCAGATCTTAGGGCGAGCGACTTTGAGCGTTCTCGGTTGGGAGAAGCTGTCGCTGTTCTTCCTCTGGGTGCGATCGAACAGCATGGCCCGCATCTGCCTGTTGGCACCGATGCGCAAATCAGCCAGGGAATGATCGCAGCGCTTCGAGGCGCGCCTTTGCAGTCTGCCGATGTGCTTGTCTTGCCTGCAATGCAGATCGCCAACTCAGTCGAACACGTCGATGCGCCCGGCACCGTGTCACTGGGGCGCGAATTGACGATTGAAATGGTCTTTGCGGTTGCTGCCAGTGTTCACCGCGCGGGTGTGCGCAAGCTTGTCCTTATCAACGCCCATGGCGGCAATGTCGGGGTGATGGTCGATGCAAGCCACGCGATCCGGCAAGAGTTCGGCATGCTGTGTGTTGCCACCAACTGGATGCGACTGGGGCTTCCCGGAGGCATCATCGCCGAGACCGCGCGTGCTGTTGATGTGCATGGTGGCCACCTTGAGACCGCTCTGATGCTGGCCTTGCGACCCGACTATGTTGCGATGGGCGAAGCAAGATCCTTTCCCAGTCTGCAGGGAGACCTCGCCGAGCGCTATCATCTCTTGCGTGCTTATGGGCCAATCGGGTTCGGTTGGATGGGCCGGGACCTGAACGCCGCCGGGGTTGTCGGTAGCGCTGCCGCGGCCACCGCAGAACAGGGGCAGCGCATCATTGCCCATCAGGTTGAGCAATTTGCCCTGCTGCTTGATGAGGTGGCTGACTTTACGCCCGGCTGGTTTGCCCAATGA
- a CDS encoding ABC transporter substrate-binding protein, producing MALRRKSSHSSRRSSLVLSLSALALATAFTATPASAETFRWATTSDPNTMDPHAASSAPVLGFLNNVYEGLVRRDRSMAIEPALAERWEALGGEGWRFHLRQGVTFHNGNALTADDVLFSYERASGETSDVRSWFAPVTEVVVVDDFTIDFMTSAPNPIFPGSIANFMIMDRQWTEENGAATPATDEERFTTLNTNGTGAFQMVERSPGVRTVLEPFDGWWGEVEHTITQGVYTPIQSDATALAALIAGDVDFINPVPIQNVARLQETDGIDVIVGEEARVMMLGFKHDADTLVFDGSPNPFQDSRVRQAVYHAINVDAINTTIMRGAVEPVSQLVTPDMRGFSEGLGDRLEYNPDGARALLAEAGYEDGFTFSLVCPNDRYINDAAVCQAVVGMLAQIGITADLTTMPVANYWPELRADQFDMYLLGWSPGTFDHEHPIRFLVSTPNEEARLGSWNFGAYSNVRVDELLPAVQSEVDEATRQAMLDEITALYQEEVAYVPMYSQPILWGVREGVSLSPRSDNFFILRWVTVE from the coding sequence ATGGCCCTCAGACGCAAGTCTTCACACTCTTCCCGCAGATCATCTCTCGTTCTTTCGCTCTCCGCATTGGCGCTCGCGACAGCTTTCACGGCTACCCCGGCCAGCGCTGAAACCTTCCGCTGGGCGACAACGTCTGACCCAAACACGATGGATCCGCATGCCGCCTCGTCGGCGCCGGTTTTGGGCTTTCTCAACAATGTTTACGAAGGCCTGGTGCGCCGCGACCGCTCGATGGCGATCGAGCCGGCTCTTGCCGAGCGCTGGGAAGCGTTGGGCGGCGAAGGCTGGCGCTTCCATTTGCGCCAAGGGGTTACCTTCCACAATGGCAATGCGCTGACAGCAGACGATGTGCTCTTTTCCTATGAGCGTGCTTCCGGCGAGACGTCTGATGTTCGTTCCTGGTTCGCACCCGTGACCGAGGTTGTTGTCGTCGATGATTTCACCATCGACTTCATGACGTCTGCACCCAACCCGATCTTCCCCGGCTCCATTGCCAACTTCATGATCATGGACAGGCAGTGGACCGAGGAAAACGGTGCCGCGACGCCCGCGACCGATGAAGAGCGTTTCACGACCCTCAACACGAACGGCACCGGTGCTTTCCAGATGGTCGAGCGGTCGCCCGGTGTGCGTACGGTGCTTGAGCCCTTCGATGGCTGGTGGGGCGAGGTCGAGCACACTATCACCCAAGGCGTTTACACGCCGATCCAGTCGGACGCGACGGCGCTGGCGGCGCTCATTGCGGGCGATGTCGACTTCATCAACCCGGTGCCGATCCAGAATGTCGCCCGGCTGCAAGAGACCGATGGCATCGACGTCATCGTCGGCGAGGAAGCCCGCGTCATGATGCTTGGCTTCAAGCATGACGCCGACACATTGGTCTTTGATGGCTCGCCCAACCCCTTCCAGGATTCCCGCGTCCGGCAGGCGGTCTATCACGCCATCAATGTTGATGCGATCAACACGACGATCATGCGCGGTGCGGTCGAGCCGGTTTCGCAGCTTGTAACGCCCGATATGCGCGGCTTCTCAGAAGGGCTCGGCGATCGGCTTGAGTACAACCCCGATGGCGCTCGCGCCCTGCTTGCCGAGGCCGGCTACGAGGACGGCTTCACTTTCTCGCTGGTCTGCCCCAACGACCGTTACATAAATGACGCGGCGGTCTGCCAGGCAGTTGTCGGCATGTTGGCGCAGATTGGCATCACCGCCGATCTGACAACCATGCCCGTCGCCAACTACTGGCCAGAACTGCGTGCCGATCAGTTCGATATGTACCTGCTGGGCTGGTCGCCGGGTACGTTTGACCATGAGCACCCGATCCGGTTCCTTGTTTCCACGCCCAATGAGGAGGCGCGGCTGGGGTCGTGGAACTTCGGTGCCTACTCGAATGTCCGCGTCGATGAGCTTCTGCCCGCTGTTCAATCCGAAGTGGACGAGGCCACACGGCAGGCCATGCTTGATGAGATCACTGCTCTCTATCAGGAGGAGGTGGCTTATGTGCCGATGTATTCCCAACCCATTCTATGGGGCGTTCGAGAGGGCGTATCGCTATCGCCGCGCTCGGATAACTTTTTCATCCTGCGTTGGGTCACGGTCGAGTGA
- a CDS encoding DMT family transporter, with product MPLWIPITIAAAFLQNVRSLLQKNLTGRLSVGGATFARFVFAFPLALTYALAVTMATGSEVPPANWPFLGFLILGAVAQILATYALLASFQHGSFAVGNSYASTEALQAAVLASILLAEWLSLLGLVAVLLGFAGVVLTRLGHVDASRAAEAVRFGPAVWWGVAAGTLFAFASVGYRGASLSLGVDSVFVSAGWSLAAATLLQTVLMAVYLSWREPGTVTATLKQWRQSGLIALVGVSASIGWFTALTLQTAALVKALAQIELAFSTLTSWLYFKEPISASELVGIVLIGLSVVMIVLVA from the coding sequence ATGCCCTTGTGGATCCCCATCACCATCGCTGCCGCCTTCCTGCAAAACGTGCGGTCGCTCTTGCAGAAGAACCTGACCGGCCGGTTGTCGGTGGGTGGGGCGACGTTCGCACGGTTCGTCTTTGCTTTCCCACTCGCGCTCACCTACGCCTTGGCGGTTACCATGGCCACGGGGTCGGAGGTACCGCCTGCCAATTGGCCTTTTTTGGGTTTCCTGATCCTCGGGGCCGTCGCGCAGATTTTGGCAACCTATGCGTTGCTTGCGAGCTTCCAGCACGGCTCCTTTGCCGTGGGGAACAGCTATGCGAGTACCGAGGCCCTGCAGGCTGCGGTCCTGGCTTCTATCCTTCTCGCTGAGTGGCTTTCCCTGTTAGGCCTCGTTGCCGTCCTTCTTGGCTTTGCCGGTGTTGTGTTGACCCGCTTGGGACACGTCGATGCGTCGCGCGCGGCCGAGGCGGTCAGGTTCGGACCCGCCGTCTGGTGGGGCGTGGCAGCTGGCACACTGTTCGCTTTCGCTTCCGTAGGCTATCGCGGTGCGTCGCTGAGCCTGGGTGTTGACTCAGTTTTTGTCAGCGCAGGCTGGAGCCTCGCCGCAGCGACGCTGCTGCAGACGGTTCTGATGGCGGTCTACCTGTCTTGGCGAGAACCGGGCACGGTCACCGCCACACTGAAGCAATGGCGCCAATCGGGGCTGATCGCGCTGGTTGGTGTTTCGGCGTCCATCGGTTGGTTTACCGCTCTGACCTTGCAGACTGCGGCACTTGTGAAAGCGCTGGCGCAGATCGAGCTGGCCTTCTCCACGCTGACAAGTTGGCTGTATTTCAAGGAACCGATCTCGGCGAGCGAGCTGGTGGGCATCGTGCTGATCGGTCTTTCGGTGGTGATGATCGTGCTCGTCGCTTAG